In Planctomycetia bacterium, the sequence TCGCGGAGCGAAAGGCGACCATGCCGTCGCTATTGTCAACGACTATGAGCGAAGCCAGCGGAAAATACGCCATCGGTGTCGACGTCGGCGGCACGAAAGTCGCCGCTGGCTTGGTACGTCTCGACGACGGCGCTGTCCTAGCGCGGCGACTCACGCCGACCTTGCCCGAGCGCGGCGGGCAAGCCGTGCTGGACGACGTGCTGTCCATCGCCGCGTCGCTCCTGGAAGAATCGCAACGGCTTGATGCCGTTCCGCGGTCGGTGGGCGTGGGGCTCGCGGAACTGGTCAGTCCGCGCGGCGAAGTGCTAAGCGCCGCGACGATCGATTGGCTCAGCCTCGCCCCGACTGAGTCGCTCCAAAAAGCCACAGGGCTCACGGTAACACTTGAGGCGGACGTCCGCGCCGCCGCCTTGGCGGAAGGTCGCTTTGGCGCCGGTCGAGACAAGAGCTCGTTTCTTTACGTCACCGTCGGCACAGGGATTAGCGCGGCGTTGGTCATCGCAGGCGTTCCGTACACGGGCGCGCGCGGCCTCACCGGCACTTTCGCCAGCAGTCCGATCGCCTGGTTCGAGGACGACGGAAACGTATATACAGGCAAAACGCTCGAGCAATTCGCGGCTGGCCCGGCGTTCGCGGCGCGATTGTGCGAACGTCGCACCGGCTTTCCCGGCGATGCGCGAGCCGTACTCCGCCTCGCCGAAGCCGAAGATCGCGACGCGTTGTGGGTCGTCCATGGCGCAGCTAAAGCACTCGGCGCCGCGATCGCATTTCTCGTTAACACGCTCGATCCGGAAATCGTGGTCATCGGCGGCGGACTCGGCGCAGCGGCCGATTGGTATCGAGATCTCGTGCAAGCAGAATCGCGGCGACTTATCTGGTCGGACCTGCATCGCGAGCTTGCCTTTCACACCGCTGCATTTGGCGCGGACGCGGGATTGATCGGCGCAGCTGCCGCGACGGTAGCACGAAGCAAGGATACGCTGTGATCGAACCGATCGTCTTGCCAAACCACGAAGCCATGAGTCAGCGCGCCGCGGAATGGATCGCCGACGCGATTCGCCAGCGCCCCGACGCCTTGCTGTGCGCGGCGTCCGGTTCTACGCCGAATCGCGCGTACGAACTGTTGGCCGATAAATTTGCCGCAAGTCCACTGAACTGCGCGCGTCTGCGTCTGATCAAGCTCGACGAGTGGGGCGGGCTGCCAATGGACGACCCGGCGACCTGCGAATCTCACTTGCGGCGCGTGCTGGTCGAACCGTTGTCGCTTGATGATCGTTACGTGTCGTTCGCCAGCGACGGGGAACCGGAGGCGGAATGCCAGCGCATCGCCGCCTGGTTGCGACAACATGGACCCATTGACGTTTGCGCCCTCGGGCTGGGGCTCAACGGCCATCTCGGCTTCAACGAACCGCACGCATTCCTACGGCCCCACGCCCACGTGGCGAAACTGTCGGACACGTCAATGACGCACGCGATGCTCAGCCAAAGCAGCCGGCGCCCAACGCACGGGCTGACACTCGGCATAGCGGACCTACTGCAATCACGAGAAGTATTGTTGCTCGTCTCCGGTGAAAACAAACGCGCTGCACTCGCTCGATTGTTGCAGGGCGAGATTGCGTCCCAATTCCCAGCGTCATTTCTGCAATTGCATCCTGCAGTGACGTTGCTGTGCGACGAAACAGCGCTAGCGTGATCCTGACCAGCCACGAATGCCTGTACCACCCGTTATGAAGGTAACGGTGCGGTAAGACTGCTGTGCTGCTGGAACGGAGGGATGGGCAGAGGCGACGGCGTAGCCGGCGTTGAGACGCATCCCGGAGCGGAAGCAACTCAGCGGGCCGCGAACTCTCCGGGGGTCAAGTAACCCAGCGAGCTGTGCGGCCGGTGATGGTTGTGAGCCTCCTTCCAGACGCTCGTCAGACGACGCACCGCTGGAGAACCTGAACGTCTCGCAGGCGTATTGTATACGAGAGGTCGGCGCAACGCTCCGCGCGAGTCTTCTTGATCGAGCATGGCAAAAATAGCGTCACTCGCCTGGCAACTCGGAGACGGCAGGGACGGTCGCCGTGAGGGAAACTGGCGCGCCCCACGGATTACGACAGAGTTCATCTCCGCGGATTCTGGAACGGCCCCGAAGTTGTTCCGAACGGCATTCAAGTCTTCAAGGTCTACAACTCCGTCGCTATTCGAGTCTCCAATCGCACCGGTCCCGCTGACGCCGAAGGAGTTACGGACGTTGTTCAGGTCAACGAGATTGACCCGCCCATCCGCATTGGTATCTCCTGGAATAGTCGCCAATTGAAACACCTCGCCAAACTGGTTGCGGACGCGATTCAGGTCATTGAGGTCCACCAGCCCGTCAAATGGGAACGTATCTCCCGGAACGCGAGACCCGCCGAAAACGCCTTGGCCGAAATGATTCCGCACTGCGTTGAGGTCGCTCAGATCCACTCGCCCGTCGCCGTCTGC encodes:
- a CDS encoding ROK family protein; the protein is MSEASGKYAIGVDVGGTKVAAGLVRLDDGAVLARRLTPTLPERGGQAVLDDVLSIAASLLEESQRLDAVPRSVGVGLAELVSPRGEVLSAATIDWLSLAPTESLQKATGLTVTLEADVRAAALAEGRFGAGRDKSSFLYVTVGTGISAALVIAGVPYTGARGLTGTFASSPIAWFEDDGNVYTGKTLEQFAAGPAFAARLCERRTGFPGDARAVLRLAEAEDRDALWVVHGAAKALGAAIAFLVNTLDPEIVVIGGGLGAAADWYRDLVQAESRRLIWSDLHRELAFHTAAFGADAGLIGAAAATVARSKDTL
- a CDS encoding galactosamine-6-phosphate isomerase, which produces MIEPIVLPNHEAMSQRAAEWIADAIRQRPDALLCAASGSTPNRAYELLADKFAASPLNCARLRLIKLDEWGGLPMDDPATCESHLRRVLVEPLSLDDRYVSFASDGEPEAECQRIAAWLRQHGPIDVCALGLGLNGHLGFNEPHAFLRPHAHVAKLSDTSMTHAMLSQSSRRPTHGLTLGIADLLQSREVLLLVSGENKRAALARLLQGEIASQFPASFLQLHPAVTLLCDETALA